One stretch of Macrotis lagotis isolate mMagLag1 chromosome 7, bilby.v1.9.chrom.fasta, whole genome shotgun sequence DNA includes these proteins:
- the NDUFA4 gene encoding cytochrome c oxidase subunit NDUFA4, producing the protein MLRTVISQARRHPSLIPLFVFLGTGATGASLYVLRLALFNPDVSWDRKNNPEPWNKLNPTDQYKFYSVNVDYSKLKKEGPEF; encoded by the exons ATGCTCCGCACCGTCATCAGCCAAGCCAGGAGGCACCCGAGC CTGATCCCCCTGTTCGTGTTCCTGGGGACCGGGGCCACCGGGGCCTCCCTGTACGTGCTGCGCCTGGCGCTCTTCAACCCCGACGTCAG TTGGGACAGAAAGAATAACCCAGAACCATGGAACAAGCTGAATCCCACTGATCAGTACAAG TTCTACTCAGTAAATGTGGATTACAGCAAACTGAAGAAAGAAGGCCCAGAATTCTAA